The window GCGAAGGTCATCCAGGGCCCCCTGCGGGAGGCGGCCATGGACGAGCTCATCGAGCATGCCGACGACGAGCTCCGGCACGCGGGACTCATCGCCGACCGCATCCTCCAGCTCGGCGGCACGCCGGTGCTCAAGCCCGAGGAGTGGTACAAAATCACCAACTGCGGCTACGACGCCCCGACCGACCCCCACGTCCGTAAAATCCTGGAGCAGAACATCGCGGGCGAACGCTGCGCCATCGGCGTTTATCAGAAGCTCACCACCCTGGTCAAAGACGCCGACCCCATCACCTACCACATGCTCCTGACCGTTCTCGCCGACGAGGTCGAGCACGAGGACGACCTGGAATCCGTTCTCGAGGACCTGGACCTGATGATGAAAAAAGGCTGACAGACGGACGATCCCGGTAATTTAAGGAGGCCCGATGGCTGAACACATCGCCGAGAAAATCCAGTCGGCGGACTGGAAGTCGGAGAAGCACGTGCCGGTCATCACCTGTCCGGACACAGTCAAACCGGACGAGTGGACTCAAGTGACGGTAACCCTGGGCAAGGAAATTGCCCATCCCAACACCACGGAGCACCACATCCGCTGGATAAAGGCGTTCTTCGTGCCGGACGGCGCGAAGTTCGTCTACGACCTGGGCGTCTTCGAGTTCAACGCCCACGGCGAGTCCACCGACGGCCCCAACACCGGCCCGGTGTACACCCACCACGAGGCGACGTTCTCCTTCAAGACCGCCAAGCCCGGCACGCTCAACGCGCTCGCCTACTGCAACATCCACGGGCTGTGGGAATCGAGCAAGCGGGTGAACCTCGGTTAGCGGAAACGCCGCGCCAACGATTCGAGGCCGCCCAGGGGCGGCCTTCTTTTTCGTACATCATCACCAACGTCTTACGGGCATTCCGACCGGTTCTCTTTTCGGGAAAGAGGCGGGACACCCACGCCGCGGGAGCCGGGCGGCGGACTGTAACTCCTCGGCCACTTTTCGATAGCAGACGATGGCGGAGGAAAAATTGGTTCAGGCGTATTACTATGATAATGTGCTCGTTATATTCAATGAGAGTTACATTTGTATGACTTAAAATATTCGCAATCTGTAATGTAATTACATAAGAAACACGCTATAATTCTCCCGCGGTTCGAAACATTCAACCCTAACCTGTAATGGAGGGAAAACCATGGCCAAAGTCGCCAGAGAGATGGTGGAAAAAGCCGGCGTGGACGTGGACAAGCTCCTGGACATGCTGGTGAAGAACGCCGCCGCCGAGCTCACCACCTATTACTACTACACCATCCTGCGGTCCAACCTCACGGGCCTGGACGGCGAGACCCTGAAGGAGATCGCCGAGACAGCCCGGGTCGAGGACCGCAACCACTTCGAGGCGCTCTTCCCGCGCATCTACGAGCTGGGCGGCAAGCTGCCCGACGACATGAAGAAGTTCCACGACCTGTCCGCCTGCCCCCCGGCCCACCTCCCCGCGGACATCTCCGACGTCAAAGCCATCCTCGGGGTGCTCGTGGCGGCGGAGCGCTGCGCCGTCCGCGGCTACACAGAAATCTGCCACATGACCGCGGGCAAGGACCACCGGACCTACGACCTCGTCCTGGCCATCCTCAACGAGGAGATAGAGCACGAGTCCTGGTTCTCGGAATTCCTCGGCGAGGGACCCTCGGGGCACTTCTTGCGGCGCGGCGAAACCTCGCCCTTCGTCTCGAAGTTTCTGAGGTAGGGGCGCACCGCTGAAGAAGCCGGCCTTCGGGTCGGCTTTTTAAAACCCATTCGGCCGGTTGCGGGGACGGCCGGCCCGTGGTAAAGTTTAACCATGTCGCTAAAAGACACCAGCGTGGAGCGGCTCCTGGAGGAGCACCCGGCGGCCGCCGACTGGCTCCTGAAAAGGGGAATCGTCTGCCTGCGCTGCGGCGAGCCATTCTGGGGCACCCTGGCCGAGCTTCTCGGCAACAAGGGGTATGCCGCGGGGGACGTGGAGAAAATCGTCGCCGAGCTGAACGCATTCCTGGAAAAGGGGGAGTGATGGTGACCAAGGACACGTCGGTCAAGACCGTCCTCGCGGAGCACCCCAAGGCCGCCGACTGGTTCCAGCAGCGCGGCATCATCTGCCTGCGCTGCAACGAGGTCTTCCCCGGCACCGTGGGCGAGCTCCTGGCGACCAAACGCTACCGGCCGAACCAGGTCGAGGAGATAATCGGCTGGCTCAACGGCTACCTGGAGGAGAAAGGGTAGCGTCGTTCCCCCACGACTGTCGCAAACATAAGCACACCCCAGGCTTTCAGCGACTGAGCTTTGGACAAATTGAAAGGTGACCAATTAGGCTGTATAATTAAGTAATTTTAAAGTCACCACACTAAAAGGAGGTCCGATCATGAGAAACTCGATAAAAACCCTCCTCGCACTGCTCTGCACCCTCGTTCTGGCCCTAGTTCCGGGCTGCGCCAGCTCCACCGGGGACGGTGATGGAAACGGCGACGACCACAGCCTCGGCTGGGGCCGCGACCTGGCCGACGCCGTCCGCGATGAGGAACTGCCCGATGGTTCTCTGTACAATATCGTCTGCATTGACGTGACGGACGACGGCGAGCCCGAGGAAGACCAGTCCTGGCAGTTCTACTACGCCGAGCTGCCGGGCGGACCCGATGAGGACGTTCTGATCGTCACCGTCCAGTACAACGGTTCAACGTTCACCATATGGGAAACCGATTCCAGCCTTCCCCTGGAAGGCCTGCCCGACTACGACGACGCCGGGCCCTGGGTCGAGGCCGCCGCCGAGGCCCTGGCCGATGAGGGCTACCCCGATTGGCTTCCACAGAGCCTGGTCGTCGAGCCTTACGACGGGGACGACTTCCCCGGCACCACCAACTGGGCCGCCCTCGGTTTCGTTCCCCCGGATTCCCCGGGTCAGGCAACCGTGGCCGTGGACACGGACACCAACGATGTGCTGGACGTGGAAGTCTTCCTGCCCTAGCCTAAGCGGACGGGAAAAAGAGGCGGCCAATCGGGGCCGCCTTTTTATCCCGGTAACGAAATCCGGTCAACGTCCGTGCTCCCGCTCCAGGATGAGCGTGACCGGGCCGTCGTTCACCAGGCTCAGGTGCATGTGGGCGCCGAAGACGCCCTCGGCCACGTTGAACCCCCTCTCGCGCAGCATCTGCGCGAATTTTTTGCACATAGGCTCCGCCAGTTCAGGCGGGGCGCTTTTTATGTAGCTCGGCCGCCGACCCTTGCGGCAGTCGCCGTAGAGCGTGAACTGGCTCACCACCAGCAGCTCACCCAGCCCCAGATCGCGCAGGGAGCGGTTCAGCTTCCCCTCCTCGTCGCGGCACACACGCAGGTCCAGGACCTTTTCCGCCATCCAGGCGAGCTCCGCCTCGGTGTCGTCGGCGGCTATGGCGACCAGAAGGACGTGGCCGAAGCCGATTTTCCCGACCACGCGGCCGTCCACCTCGACCCGCGCTTCCGAAACGTGTTGCAGGACTACGCGCAAAAATCGCTCCTAGGCCGGCTCCGCTTCTTCCAGCGTATAGAGCGTGTCGCAGAACGGGCAGTGCACCGCCGGGACGCCCTCTATTTTAGTGATGTGCCCGGTGGAGACCGCCGCGCCGCAGTTGGGGCAGCGGGTTTTTATCCGGACCGGCCGCCGCGTCGGCCGCTCCGGCCCCTTTAGGCGCCCCAGGACTTCCCTGAAAT of the bacterium genome contains:
- a CDS encoding class II SORL domain-containing protein; protein product: MAEHIAEKIQSADWKSEKHVPVITCPDTVKPDEWTQVTVTLGKEIAHPNTTEHHIRWIKAFFVPDGAKFVYDLGVFEFNAHGESTDGPNTGPVYTHHEATFSFKTAKPGTLNALAYCNIHGLWESSKRVNLG
- a CDS encoding ferritin-like domain-containing protein — translated: MGTKGTEIVGMDTGKLIGELNRALADEWLAYYQYWLGAKVIQGPLREAAMDELIEHADDELRHAGLIADRILQLGGTPVLKPEEWYKITNCGYDAPTDPHVRKILEQNIAGERCAIGVYQKLTTLVKDADPITYHMLLTVLADEVEHEDDLESVLEDLDLMMKKG
- a CDS encoding DUF1858 domain-containing protein, with amino-acid sequence MSLKDTSVERLLEEHPAAADWLLKRGIVCLRCGEPFWGTLAELLGNKGYAAGDVEKIVAELNAFLEKGE
- the dps gene encoding DNA protection during starvation protein, producing the protein MAKVAREMVEKAGVDVDKLLDMLVKNAAAELTTYYYYTILRSNLTGLDGETLKEIAETARVEDRNHFEALFPRIYELGGKLPDDMKKFHDLSACPPAHLPADISDVKAILGVLVAAERCAVRGYTEICHMTAGKDHRTYDLVLAILNEEIEHESWFSEFLGEGPSGHFLRRGETSPFVSKFLR
- the dtd gene encoding D-aminoacyl-tRNA deacylase, producing the protein MRVVLQHVSEARVEVDGRVVGKIGFGHVLLVAIAADDTEAELAWMAEKVLDLRVCRDEEGKLNRSLRDLGLGELLVVSQFTLYGDCRKGRRPSYIKSAPPELAEPMCKKFAQMLRERGFNVAEGVFGAHMHLSLVNDGPVTLILEREHGR